The following proteins are co-located in the Gordonia polyisoprenivorans genome:
- a CDS encoding HNH endonuclease — MLETTDDLREFACALVEMTPATTQSDAVERITFLEELKSAAAAAQVRETARLDELRAADETERNVPQGKRGKGLSAEVGLARKASAQRGGQFLGFARALATEMPHTLGALEDGDLTEWRATILVRETAYLTRESREEIDRVVAGDRQALLSMGDRALTARAKELAYELEPRTVVDRKAKAERDRRVSVRPAPDLMAQVSALLPMAQGIAVFAALTRHADTLVGSDGRTRDQIMADTLVERVTGQASATAVPVAVNLVLSAETMLGGDASAEIPGFGPIPAEMARQLIADGVDPDGETASTIRRLYVRPAEGTLVAADARSRCFPSSLAHFVRMRDRRCRVPFCDAPIAEIDHARPHRHGGPTSLANADGTCVAHNRAKEADGWTYTPIDTEYGHILDVTTPTGAWHRSRAPHLVGRQPRASMTSTWRKPKHPHRIRPARRPRRSRQPNHVHQVAGRQ, encoded by the coding sequence ATGCTCGAGACGACCGACGATCTTCGTGAGTTCGCCTGTGCGCTCGTCGAGATGACGCCGGCGACAACACAGTCCGATGCGGTCGAGCGGATCACCTTCCTGGAAGAACTGAAGTCCGCCGCCGCGGCCGCCCAGGTGCGCGAGACCGCCCGACTCGACGAACTGCGCGCCGCCGATGAAACCGAACGCAATGTGCCCCAAGGTAAGAGGGGTAAGGGGTTGTCGGCCGAGGTCGGTCTGGCGCGCAAGGCGTCGGCGCAACGAGGTGGCCAATTCCTCGGGTTCGCGCGGGCCCTGGCCACCGAGATGCCGCACACCTTGGGTGCGCTCGAGGACGGCGATCTGACCGAGTGGCGCGCGACCATCCTGGTCCGCGAAACCGCCTATCTGACACGAGAATCCCGCGAGGAGATCGATCGCGTCGTCGCCGGGGACCGGCAGGCTCTGCTGAGCATGGGGGACAGGGCGTTGACCGCACGCGCCAAGGAGTTGGCCTACGAGCTCGAACCCCGCACCGTCGTCGACCGCAAGGCGAAAGCCGAGCGCGATCGTCGGGTTTCGGTGCGCCCCGCCCCGGATCTGATGGCGCAGGTGTCGGCGCTGCTGCCGATGGCACAGGGGATCGCGGTGTTCGCCGCGCTCACACGCCACGCCGACACCCTTGTCGGGTCCGACGGACGCACGCGAGACCAGATCATGGCCGACACCCTGGTCGAGCGGGTCACCGGTCAGGCGAGCGCCACCGCGGTGCCGGTTGCGGTGAACCTGGTGCTCTCGGCCGAGACGATGCTCGGCGGGGATGCGTCGGCGGAGATCCCCGGTTTCGGGCCGATCCCCGCCGAGATGGCGCGGCAGCTCATCGCCGACGGCGTCGACCCCGACGGCGAGACCGCCTCGACGATCCGGCGATTGTACGTGCGGCCTGCGGAAGGCACGCTGGTGGCCGCCGACGCGCGGTCGCGGTGCTTCCCGTCGAGCCTCGCGCACTTCGTCCGCATGCGCGACCGGCGGTGTCGGGTTCCGTTCTGCGATGCGCCGATCGCCGAGATCGATCACGCCCGGCCGCACCGGCACGGTGGTCCCACCTCGCTCGCCAACGCCGACGGCACCTGCGTGGCGCACAACCGCGCCAAGGAGGCCGACGGCTGGACCTACACGCCCATCGACACCGAATACGGGCACATCCTCGACGTCACGACGCCGACCGGCGCCTGGCATCGGAGCCGGGCGCCGCATCTGGTCGGCCGGCAGCCCCGCGCGTCGATGACCTCGACGTGGCGAAAACCCAAACATCCCCATCGAATACGCCCCGCGCGTCGGCCGCGGCGGTCACGTCAGCCGAACCACGTCCACCAGGTCGCCGGCCGCCAGTGA
- the moeA gene encoding molybdopterin molybdotransferase MoeA translates to MRTVTEHQQVVASLFGTPEAVSMPVTAALGRVLAADVVAPISLPGFDNSAMDGFAVRAADVAAATPEQPVHLRVDADIPAGRIDPPPLAPGTAHRIMTGAPMPAGADAVVPVELTTAVFSGSEPVEGTQVGITTAVPTSKHIRPAGSDIVAGQPALPAGTRIGAAQIGLLCGLGFSTVSVFRPMRVAVLSTGSELVAPGIPLRHGQIYESNGAMLTAAAIEAGAEARHVHFVPDDTTQFLHRLDEIAADADLILTSGGVSAGAFEVVKEALGMTGGVEFVKVAMQPGMPQGCGHYRGPAGRSVPIVTLPGNPVSSLVSFEVFIRDPLRAAMGLHLRRQRLRAQLTTALTSPAGKRQFQRAVFVRHPDGPAVTTVGPPASHHLSNLAHADALVDIPAETVSLAAGDLVDVVRLT, encoded by the coding sequence ATGCGTACGGTCACCGAACACCAGCAGGTCGTCGCCAGTCTGTTCGGCACGCCCGAGGCGGTCTCCATGCCCGTCACTGCCGCACTGGGTCGGGTACTCGCCGCCGACGTCGTCGCCCCGATCTCGTTACCCGGCTTCGACAACTCCGCGATGGACGGCTTCGCGGTCCGCGCGGCCGACGTCGCCGCGGCCACGCCTGAGCAGCCGGTGCACCTTCGCGTCGACGCCGACATCCCGGCCGGCCGCATCGACCCGCCGCCGCTGGCACCGGGAACTGCGCACCGCATCATGACCGGCGCCCCGATGCCGGCCGGCGCCGACGCGGTGGTGCCGGTGGAACTGACCACCGCCGTATTCTCCGGTTCCGAACCCGTCGAGGGCACGCAGGTGGGCATCACCACCGCGGTGCCGACCAGTAAACACATCCGCCCGGCGGGCTCCGACATCGTCGCCGGGCAGCCCGCGCTGCCGGCCGGTACCCGGATCGGTGCCGCGCAAATCGGGCTGCTGTGCGGGCTCGGGTTCTCGACGGTGAGCGTGTTCCGGCCGATGCGGGTGGCGGTGTTGTCCACCGGGTCCGAGCTGGTGGCTCCGGGAATTCCGTTGCGGCACGGACAGATCTACGAGTCCAACGGTGCCATGCTGACCGCGGCGGCCATCGAGGCCGGCGCCGAGGCCAGGCACGTGCATTTCGTCCCCGACGACACGACCCAGTTCTTGCATCGCCTCGATGAGATCGCCGCCGACGCCGACCTCATCCTCACCTCCGGCGGGGTCAGTGCCGGCGCCTTCGAGGTCGTCAAGGAAGCGCTGGGCATGACCGGCGGGGTGGAGTTCGTGAAGGTCGCAATGCAGCCGGGGATGCCCCAGGGCTGCGGGCACTATCGCGGTCCGGCCGGACGGTCCGTGCCGATCGTGACCCTGCCCGGCAATCCGGTGAGTTCGCTGGTGTCCTTCGAGGTGTTCATCCGCGACCCACTGCGCGCCGCGATGGGCCTGCATCTGCGCCGGCAACGGTTGCGCGCGCAACTGACCACCGCCTTGACCTCACCGGCGGGCAAACGTCAGTTTCAGCGCGCGGTCTTCGTCCGCCACCCCGACGGACCGGCCGTCACCACGGTCGGGCCGCCGGCATCACATCATCTGAGCAACCTCGCGCACGCCGACGCGCTGGTCGACATCCCCGCCGAGACCGTGTCACTGGCGGCCGGCGACCTGGTGGACGTGGTTCGGCTGACGTGA
- a CDS encoding HAD-IIA family hydrolase, whose translation MTLGLLMDIDGVMVTSWKALPGAVEAVRILADRGLPRMFLTNTTSRSRGQIADALNGCGFEVSAEEILTAAKLTAEYLAQTYPGKKAWVLNEGPIADDMTGIALTDDPSQAQVVVLGGAGPVFTHRALSIVLELMLAGVPVVAMHRSMIWSTAQGLAIDTGVYLEGLEKASGRKIRAIGKPSPLGFRAAVEMMNLEPTQVVMVGDDMHNDVLGAQASALIGVLVRTGKFREEALAALQRDEFGPVPDHVIDSIADLPALIEKLDG comes from the coding sequence ATGACGCTCGGGTTGCTGATGGACATCGACGGTGTGATGGTCACGTCGTGGAAGGCGCTGCCCGGCGCGGTCGAGGCGGTCCGCATCCTCGCCGACCGCGGCCTGCCGCGGATGTTCTTGACCAACACGACGTCCCGCTCACGCGGTCAGATCGCCGACGCCCTCAACGGCTGCGGGTTCGAGGTGTCGGCCGAGGAGATCCTCACCGCGGCGAAACTCACCGCCGAATACCTCGCACAGACCTATCCGGGCAAGAAGGCATGGGTACTCAACGAGGGACCGATCGCCGACGACATGACCGGCATCGCCCTCACCGACGACCCGTCGCAGGCGCAGGTGGTGGTGCTCGGCGGCGCGGGGCCGGTGTTCACGCATCGGGCACTGTCGATCGTGCTCGAGCTGATGTTGGCCGGGGTGCCGGTGGTGGCGATGCACCGATCGATGATCTGGTCGACCGCCCAGGGGCTGGCCATCGACACCGGCGTCTACCTCGAGGGTCTGGAGAAGGCATCGGGTCGCAAGATCCGCGCCATCGGCAAACCGTCACCACTCGGCTTCCGCGCTGCGGTGGAGATGATGAACCTCGAGCCGACCCAGGTGGTGATGGTCGGCGACGACATGCACAACGACGTCCTCGGCGCGCAGGCGTCGGCGCTGATCGGGGTGCTCGTGCGGACCGGCAAGTTCCGTGAGGAAGCACTCGCGGCCCTGCAACGCGACGAGTTCGGGCCGGTCCCCGACCACGTCATCGACTCGATCGCCGACCTGCCCGCCCTCATCGAGAAACTCGACGGGTGA
- a CDS encoding SRPBCC family protein — translation MAAPLIEESIDIDATPEQVWEVISDLKRMGEWSPQCVKMIVRGPVGLGTKTINVNRRGPLVWPTTSKIVRFSPNQELGFRVAENRTVWSYTITPTASGVTVTERREVPGGTTSTVSSVLVDKLMGGTENFEAELKLGMAETLGKIKRAVEG, via the coding sequence ATGGCCGCACCACTCATCGAGGAGTCCATCGACATCGACGCCACACCCGAACAGGTGTGGGAGGTCATCTCCGACCTCAAGCGCATGGGCGAATGGAGTCCGCAGTGCGTGAAGATGATCGTGCGCGGCCCGGTGGGCTTGGGCACCAAGACGATCAACGTCAACCGCCGCGGGCCGCTGGTGTGGCCGACGACGTCGAAGATCGTCCGGTTCTCCCCCAACCAGGAGCTCGGTTTCCGGGTTGCCGAGAACCGGACCGTGTGGAGCTACACCATCACGCCGACGGCCAGCGGGGTCACTGTGACCGAGCGTCGCGAGGTCCCGGGCGGAACCACCTCGACGGTGTCGTCGGTGCTGGTCGACAAGTTGATGGGCGGCACCGAGAACTTCGAGGCCGAGCTGAAACTCGGTATGGCCGAGACACTCGGCAAGATCAAGCGCGCCGTCGAGGGCTGA